The following is a genomic window from Dermatophilaceae bacterium Soc4.6.
AGGGCCTCGACTTCCACTTCGAGCTGGCCCGCCCCGGCAACACCTTCGACGCCCACCGCCTGCTCCACCTCGCGCGAGAGCACGGGGTGCAGGACGCGCTCAAGGAGCGCCTCGACCACGCCACCTTCACCCAGGGGTCGCCGCCGTCCGACCACGCGGCTCTGACCGCGCACGCCGTCGAGATCGGCCTGCCCGCCGACGAGGTCGCTGCCGTCCTCTCCTCCGACCGGTATGCCGACGCGGTCCGCGCCGACGAGGCGCAGGCGCGGGCCTACGGCATCAACGGTGTGCCGTTCTTCGTGATCGACGGGAAGTACGGCATCTCGGGGGCGCAGTCGTCCGACGTCGTGCTCGACGCCCTCGACCGCGCGTGGGTGGAGCGCTCGCCCCTGACCGTGCTGGCCGGGTCTGCGGTGACCGCAGGTGGGTCGTCCGACGCCGGGGCCTGCGACGGGGACTCCTGCGCCGTCTAGGGGCGGACGACGTCGTCCCAGGTTGGACAGAACTCGAAGATCTTCGACTTGTGGCGAGCGATCTGGGCCACAACCGGGATGAAGCACCCCGGCGCAGCGCACAGGGACACCAGAACGGTGAAGGTAGTCGTGGACGCGACCGGTGGGGGTGGGGGGCCGGACACCAGCAGGTTCGTCCGCGGCCTCCGGCTGGGTCGGCGCTTCGGTGCGCGGGGTCCCACGGTCATGCCCTGGTCATGCCCCCAGCCAGGTGACTCGCACGAAGTCCATCCCGATCGAGCTCCCGTGGTCGTTCACGCCGTGGTCGACGACGTCGCGGCTGGCCGGGTTCGGCGTGGTCGTCACCAGGGTCACCGTGTGCGGGCCTGCGGTCAGCGGCATCCCGGCCAGGAACGACTCCGTGTGCGTGGCGACCGGCTGGTAGAGATCCACGACCAGCGGCTCACCCGTGCTGTGCCCCGCCGGGTACGACGTCGACCACACCGGGACGAACGCCCCGATCGTGGCGACGACACCGGAGTCCTGGGTGCCCGCTGGGTCGTCGAGCACGAGCCGCTGCTCCTGCACCACGACCGTCCGGCCCGGTGCCGGGGCGCTGGTGAAGGACGCCCGCACGGCGGGATCTCCCACGAGCTGGCGTAGAGACCGTGACCGCAGTCCGTGCCGGTCACGGTGGGGACGACCAGCAGGGGCCCGGTGGCCGCCGGCGCACCGGTCGCTCCTGAACCACGCCATGGTCACTTCCCCCTCGATCCCCTGAGCGGTCACCCAACACCCGCCGCTCATCGGCGGTCGTCAACCAGGCCACCGGCAGGCTACGGGCCGGGCCGCCCTCACCGCAGCCGTTTGCTCAGCCGTGCACGAGGTGCGTCAGCACGACGTCGTGCGTGTGCCGCGCCTGCTCCTCACCCCGGAACTGGATCTCGAAGGCCTGGCCGGGCACCTGGATCGAGACGACCGAGCTCGACGCCGCCCTGAGCGCGGTGGCCCGGTCGAGGATGAACGAGACGCTCTGGATGCGGCTGTAGGGCAGGCTCGTGATGCCCGACTTGCCACCGACGAACGTGTTGTCCTGCACGATGACCCGCCGGTCGGTCAGGCCCACCATCCCGGTGCTGCCACCCGACCCGTCGTAGACGGCGAGGATCAGCTCGCCGGGCAGGAGGACGAGCTGGATCCTGGCCAGCTGGTCCGGGTTGTCATGGGGCGTCTTCGACATGCCCACCATTCTGTCCGAGACCGGGCGATATGGGGCCCATGCAGGGCACCAACACCGGTGTCGACAGAGATCAGGCCACCAGGGCGACCACGAGCACCGCCAACGGCACCGCGAGCAGCGCGAGGTCGACCCAGTCCCACGACCGCTCGACCTCCCCCTCGGCGGAGACCTCCGGCCGCCGATCGAGCACCATCTCGGTCCACTCCTGCCGGGCCACCTCGACCGACTGGGCAGCCGTGTGGACGGTCACGCCCTTCGAGGGCGGGGGCGCCGTGTCGGCGCCGGCCAGCCGGCTGTTGACCATGCTGAGCAGACCCGAGCCG
Proteins encoded in this region:
- a CDS encoding PH domain-containing protein, which encodes MSKTPHDNPDQLARIQLVLLPGELILAVYDGSGGSTGMVGLTDRRVIVQDNTFVGGKSGITSLPYSRIQSVSFILDRATALRAASSSVVSIQVPGQAFEIQFRGEEQARHTHDVVLTHLVHG
- a CDS encoding DsbA family oxidoreductase — protein: MTVEIWSDVVCPWCYIGKRRFEGALARFDHRDDIELVWRSFELDPSAAPSGSEPGRYVERLASKYGMPLAQAQEAIDGMTQTAAAEGLDFHFELARPGNTFDAHRLLHLAREHGVQDALKERLDHATFTQGSPPSDHAALTAHAVEIGLPADEVAAVLSSDRYADAVRADEAQARAYGINGVPFFVIDGKYGISGAQSSDVVLDALDRAWVERSPLTVLAGSAVTAGGSSDAGACDGDSCAV